The Sulfurospirillum halorespirans DSM 13726 genome has a window encoding:
- a CDS encoding recombinase family protein: MNIVLLKNRSDDAPIIVQQKQIMKYAHHHDLKIDTTEIENSDSTLELEERKEFKGFLRSLSKNDHIIIFDLSTFSNNVEELVKVFECLLTRSISIHIADANACIHVDSKPLVLLDLLVKQREFNKKLDKEKAQGRPKGRMSKSKFDAYRPQVIELLENRTSISEIAKILHVSRTSLKDYVNSRGLKELVKAKATLLQSSRKQPLALTKTQTAKECSLITQIIDQPEGSHHEL, from the coding sequence ATGAATATTGTCCTTTTAAAAAACAGAAGCGATGATGCTCCCATCATCGTTCAGCAAAAACAGATCATGAAATACGCTCATCATCACGATCTCAAAATCGATACAACAGAGATTGAGAACTCCGATTCTACGTTGGAGTTAGAAGAGCGTAAAGAGTTTAAAGGTTTTTTACGATCACTTTCCAAAAATGATCATATTATCATTTTTGATCTATCAACCTTTTCCAACAATGTGGAAGAATTAGTCAAAGTATTTGAGTGCTTGCTAACACGTTCCATTTCGATACACATTGCCGATGCAAATGCCTGTATTCATGTTGACTCAAAACCCTTAGTCTTACTGGATCTTCTGGTGAAACAACGTGAGTTCAATAAAAAATTGGACAAAGAAAAAGCGCAAGGAAGACCAAAAGGGCGTATGTCCAAATCCAAATTTGATGCGTATCGTCCTCAAGTGATTGAACTGCTTGAAAATCGCACGTCCATTAGTGAGATTGCAAAAATCTTACATGTAAGCCGTACGTCTTTAAAAGATTATGTCAATTCAAGAGGCTTAAAAGAACTTGTTAAAGCAAAAGCAACCCTACTTCAATCTTCTCGTAAGCAACCACTGGCACTTACAAAAACTCAAACCGCGAAAGAGTGTTCACTCATTACGCAAATCATAGACCAACCAGAAGGATCACACCATGAATTGTAA
- the rpsU gene encoding 30S ribosomal protein S21: MPGIKVHPNDSFDEAYRKFKKQVDRNLVVTEVRARRFYETATEKRKKDKISARKKQLKRLYMLRRYESRL, from the coding sequence ATGCCAGGAATTAAAGTACATCCTAACGATTCGTTTGACGAAGCGTATAGAAAGTTTAAAAAACAAGTTGATCGTAACCTAGTTGTAACCGAAGTGCGTGCAAGACGTTTCTATGAAACAGCAACCGAAAAACGCAAAAAAGATAAAATTAGTGCGCGCAAAAAACAGTTGAAAAGACTTTATATGCTTCGCCGTTACGAGTCGAGACTCTAA
- a CDS encoding helix-turn-helix domain-containing protein, whose amino-acid sequence MDKKLTVIEAAKLLGVSKEAIYNRLRRGSLQSVVENGVKYILLTKNSLKEGTPARKIPSSTESAYVELLKLQLEEMKLKNEKLEGDKERLIADKERLLIESKEKIEMIYKERDEQLKAILTLANRQITHAPVNETVTAANTSATDASIPKSPIEDAFSFEEADVLDEEEEGGVVEDRFESYSDWRDLRSYLKEKGFSKKEKQYISDKVGQKVGQLNDVMDKNGKLFIKKGKKLKEILGE is encoded by the coding sequence ATGGATAAAAAACTAACCGTTATCGAGGCGGCAAAGCTTTTAGGCGTGAGTAAAGAGGCTATCTATAATCGTTTGCGAAGAGGGTCGTTACAAAGCGTTGTTGAAAATGGAGTAAAGTACATTTTACTAACAAAAAATAGTCTCAAAGAAGGTACGCCTGCGCGTAAAATACCAAGTTCTACCGAGAGTGCTTATGTAGAGCTTCTTAAACTTCAGCTTGAAGAGATGAAGCTTAAAAATGAGAAGTTAGAAGGGGATAAAGAGCGACTGATTGCCGATAAAGAGCGTTTGTTAATCGAATCCAAAGAAAAAATCGAGATGATCTATAAAGAGAGAGATGAACAGCTCAAAGCCATTCTTACGTTAGCCAATCGCCAAATCACACATGCTCCCGTAAACGAGACTGTCACAGCGGCTAACACATCTGCGACAGATGCTTCTATACCAAAAAGTCCTATTGAAGACGCTTTTTCTTTCGAGGAGGCGGATGTCTTAGATGAAGAGGAAGAGGGCGGTGTTGTGGAAGATAGGTTTGAGTCGTACAGTGACTGGCGAGATTTGCGCAGCTATCTTAAGGAAAAAGGATTTTCTAAAAAAGAGAAACAGTACATTAGCGATAAAGTAGGTCAAAAAGTGGGTCAATTGAATGATGTCATGGATAAAAATGGCAAACTTTTTATCAAAAAAGGAAAAAAGCTTAAAGAGATATTGGGAGAATAA
- a CDS encoding UPF0323 family lipoprotein produces the protein MKYIRKISDYMIAGGMGVLVIASMQGCDQKDENKNVLADAAKTQGALVIVDESATGEYKIAEEYPSSTTRVIVRKPDGSERILSQTEIDALVKEEAAKIDNNTSALTNPSMGSGQMGLGGVLLSSIAGAMIGSWIGNKLFNNQNYQNQRATTYKSPQAYSRSTSSFNKPMSTSGSSSATKSSGFFGSSGSSSGSSSSGTSSVPSSSGS, from the coding sequence ATGAAGTATATTCGTAAAATTTCAGATTATATGATTGCCGGAGGCATGGGCGTGCTTGTGATTGCTAGCATGCAAGGATGTGATCAAAAAGATGAGAATAAAAATGTTCTCGCAGATGCTGCAAAAACGCAAGGTGCATTGGTGATTGTCGACGAAAGTGCCACCGGTGAGTATAAAATCGCAGAAGAGTACCCAAGCTCAACAACGAGGGTCATTGTGCGAAAGCCTGATGGAAGCGAGCGGATTTTATCGCAAACTGAAATTGATGCGCTCGTCAAAGAAGAAGCTGCTAAAATTGATAACAATACGTCTGCACTGACAAATCCAAGTATGGGTTCTGGTCAAATGGGATTGGGTGGTGTTTTACTCTCCAGTATTGCAGGTGCGATGATTGGTAGTTGGATAGGCAATAAACTTTTTAACAACCAAAATTACCAAAATCAGCGCGCAACCACCTATAAATCTCCACAAGCTTACTCCCGAAGTACCAGCAGTTTTAACAAACCGATGTCGACATCAGGGAGTAGCAGTGCTACTAAAAGCAGTGGCTTCTTTGGTTCTTCAGGCTCCAGCAGTGGCTCATCATCCAGTGGTACCTCAAGTGTACCTAGTAGTTCAGGAAGTTAA
- a CDS encoding glutathionylspermidine synthase family protein, whose product MLHVEKIKPLSREFLESIGFYWHTDADQTSYVADELVLVSNDEVEAYYEAANTLYDMFAQAGQHVIDNNLFHELNIPFNLVELIKNSWANDVHWHLYGRFDFAGGVDGKPIKLIEFNADTPTSLYETAIIQWAMLKANGMDEAKQFNTVFEALKENFKRLVVLGGNTEDFAEYYDGWKILFSSIRGNIEDENTTRLLQTAANEAGFHTDFAYVDEVGFNAEGIFKEDENFEFWFKLIPWENIAIEEGDLALILDEIVREQKAIILNPAYTLLFQSKAFMKILWDLFPNHPLLLETSYEPLKGKKQVEKRAFGREGANTVIYDTDMSVIAKVEGDYGNFKPIYQEYVELPKDNEGKSYQAGVFFAYEGCGLGFRRGGLIMENFSKFVGHRIKD is encoded by the coding sequence ATGTTACATGTAGAAAAAATTAAACCGTTAAGCAGAGAGTTTTTAGAGTCGATCGGCTTTTATTGGCACACGGATGCCGATCAAACATCGTATGTTGCAGATGAGCTTGTTCTTGTCAGTAATGATGAGGTGGAAGCGTATTATGAAGCGGCTAACACGCTGTACGATATGTTTGCACAGGCAGGTCAGCATGTGATTGATAATAACCTTTTTCATGAGCTAAACATTCCTTTTAATTTAGTGGAATTGATCAAAAACTCATGGGCAAATGATGTGCATTGGCATCTGTATGGTCGTTTTGATTTTGCAGGCGGTGTGGATGGTAAGCCGATTAAACTCATCGAATTTAATGCCGATACGCCAACTTCACTTTATGAGACAGCCATTATTCAATGGGCAATGCTCAAAGCCAATGGTATGGATGAAGCCAAACAATTCAATACCGTTTTTGAAGCACTGAAAGAGAATTTTAAACGTCTTGTTGTGTTGGGTGGCAATACAGAAGATTTTGCTGAGTATTACGATGGATGGAAGATTTTGTTCTCTTCGATTCGCGGAAATATTGAAGATGAAAATACCACACGGTTACTTCAAACAGCCGCAAACGAGGCGGGATTTCATACCGATTTTGCGTATGTGGATGAGGTAGGATTTAATGCCGAAGGGATTTTTAAAGAAGATGAAAATTTTGAATTTTGGTTTAAATTGATTCCTTGGGAAAACATCGCCATTGAAGAGGGTGATTTAGCCCTTATTTTGGATGAAATTGTGCGAGAGCAAAAAGCGATCATTCTCAATCCTGCCTATACGCTTCTGTTCCAAAGCAAGGCATTTATGAAGATTCTATGGGATCTTTTTCCTAACCATCCGCTATTGTTAGAGACATCGTATGAGCCACTAAAAGGCAAAAAACAGGTTGAAAAACGGGCGTTTGGACGGGAAGGTGCTAACACAGTTATTTACGATACCGATATGTCTGTTATAGCAAAAGTTGAGGGTGATTATGGCAATTTTAAACCCATTTACCAAGAATATGTGGAACTTCCCAAAGACAATGAAGGTAAATCCTACCAAGCAGGGGTCTTCTTTGCTTATGAAGGGTGTGGTCTTGGTTTTAGAAGAGGAGGGCTCATTATGGAGAATTTCTCCAAATTTGTGGGTCACCGCATTAAAGATTAA
- a CDS encoding YajQ family cyclic di-GMP-binding protein, translated as MAKEHSFDITAEIDKQKFKDAYEQAKKVITNRWDFKGITCEFEHNEKAKTVTLLTTSDTKADAMVESLISEAIKRDISSKALKETKREVAGGNKTKVTVSIVDAISGEDAKKIVKEIKELKLKVQASIRGDVVRVEGKAIDDLQEAIKAIRGCDFDFPVNFTNLK; from the coding sequence ATGGCAAAAGAGCATAGTTTTGACATTACTGCAGAAATTGACAAGCAAAAATTTAAAGACGCGTATGAGCAAGCTAAAAAAGTCATCACCAATCGATGGGATTTTAAAGGCATTACGTGTGAATTTGAACACAATGAAAAAGCCAAAACGGTGACGTTGTTGACGACAAGCGATACAAAAGCGGATGCTATGGTGGAGTCATTGATTTCCGAAGCGATTAAACGTGACATCTCTTCAAAAGCACTCAAAGAGACCAAGCGAGAAGTCGCAGGTGGCAATAAAACCAAAGTCACCGTCAGCATTGTTGATGCGATTTCCGGTGAAGATGCGAAAAAAATTGTCAAAGAGATTAAAGAACTTAAACTCAAAGTGCAAGCTTCCATTCGAGGCGATGTGGTACGTGTGGAGGGCAAAGCGATCGATGATCTGCAAGAGGCGATCAAAGCGATTCGCGGATGCGATTTTGACTTTCCTGTCAATTTTACCAATCTTAAGTAG
- a CDS encoding diacylglycerol kinase codes for MRNQPKYHFFKNTTYALKGLRDIIVNETSFRLELIIVLCLLPVNFLVPLELSYKLLMFIALMGMPLTEAINSAIERVTDLVTLEYHEMAGRAKDAGSAVVFLSIVIVVVVWGACFIKIIFG; via the coding sequence GTGCGAAATCAACCTAAATACCATTTTTTTAAAAATACAACCTACGCTCTTAAAGGGCTTAGGGATATTATTGTCAATGAGACCTCTTTTCGCTTGGAATTGATCATTGTTCTGTGTTTATTGCCTGTGAATTTTTTAGTACCTTTGGAGCTTTCGTATAAATTATTGATGTTTATTGCTTTGATGGGAATGCCTTTGACGGAGGCAATCAACAGTGCCATTGAGCGAGTGACGGATTTGGTCACGCTTGAGTACCATGAAATGGCAGGGCGCGCGAAAGATGCAGGAAGTGCGGTTGTGTTTTTAAGCATCGTGATTGTTGTGGTTGTCTGGGGCGCTTGTTTTATTAAAATTATTTTTGGGTAA
- a CDS encoding malate synthase G, which yields MSDKILVGHLAIDRVLYDFMINEALPQTGISLERFWNGFEQTVQSLAPLNKALLDKRDAFQATLDAWYKARRGTSLSFEEHHAFLRSIDYLLIPPSPSSITPLHVDPEIAHCAAPQLVVPADNARYALNAANARWGSLLDVLYGTDMIEETVGYEKHGTYNPKRGEKVFELTYDFLDAIIPLIQGSYRDVKSFAVRDKTVVMTLLSGAETTLNVPEQWVAYLEKEGVLSALVFKHHGLHVEIQFDAKSLIGQSNVAGIKDVILESALSAIQDCEDSVAAVDSADKVNIYRNWNGLMKGDLSVDFENRGKNIHRTLNPDKHFVTPDGQTLTLKGRVLLLIRNVGMHMYTDAITYRGEAIPEGFLDAFVTTLCAIHDLRKHEGICNSVEGSVYIVKPKCHGAEEIAFVSTLFAQVEGVLGLPAYTIKMGIMDEERRTSVNLQACIEAAKERVFFINTGFLDRTGDEIHSCMELGVVVPKEEMKKEVWLKAYEDQNVDIGLLLGFKGKAQIGKGMWTMPDAMKKMVEVKIAHPQAGATTAWVPSPTAATLHALHYHYVDVMAKQDELMTRQKASLEALLTPPLLKRALSAEEKTKEIENNIQSILGYVVRWVDQGIGCSKVPDINNIELMEDRATLRISSQHLANWLHHGLVSETEVREAFKKMAIIVDRQNSHDQQYKPMAPHFEKSVAFQAACDLVFKGRVQPNGYTEFILHVKRKEAKKERT from the coding sequence GTGTCAGATAAAATTTTGGTAGGTCATTTAGCCATTGATAGAGTCTTGTATGATTTTATGATCAATGAAGCACTTCCTCAAACAGGTATTTCGCTAGAGCGATTTTGGAATGGGTTTGAACAAACCGTGCAAAGCCTTGCACCGTTGAATAAAGCCCTTTTAGACAAACGAGATGCGTTTCAAGCAACGCTTGATGCGTGGTATAAAGCACGTCGTGGCACTTCGTTGTCATTTGAGGAACATCACGCTTTTTTGCGCTCGATTGATTACCTCCTCATTCCACCATCACCTTCTTCTATCACACCTTTACATGTAGATCCTGAAATCGCTCATTGTGCCGCACCTCAGTTAGTCGTTCCTGCGGACAATGCTCGCTATGCGCTCAATGCCGCCAATGCACGATGGGGCAGTTTACTGGACGTTTTGTACGGAACCGATATGATAGAAGAAACGGTGGGTTATGAAAAGCACGGTACGTATAATCCTAAACGAGGTGAAAAAGTCTTTGAACTGACGTATGATTTTTTAGATGCCATTATCCCTTTAATACAAGGTTCTTACCGTGATGTCAAATCTTTTGCAGTGAGAGATAAAACTGTGGTAATGACGCTTTTATCAGGCGCTGAGACAACGCTTAATGTTCCAGAACAGTGGGTGGCTTACCTTGAAAAAGAGGGCGTGTTGAGCGCTTTGGTGTTTAAGCATCATGGTTTACATGTAGAGATTCAATTCGATGCAAAGAGTCTGATAGGGCAGAGCAATGTCGCTGGTATCAAGGATGTTATTTTAGAATCGGCGCTTAGCGCTATTCAAGATTGTGAAGACTCGGTTGCGGCGGTGGACAGTGCGGATAAGGTGAATATTTATCGTAATTGGAATGGACTAATGAAAGGTGATTTATCTGTTGATTTTGAAAACAGAGGCAAAAACATTCATCGTACCCTCAATCCCGATAAGCACTTTGTAACTCCCGATGGACAAACACTCACGCTCAAAGGTAGGGTGTTGTTATTGATTCGTAATGTGGGAATGCACATGTACACCGATGCCATCACCTACCGAGGCGAAGCCATTCCCGAGGGTTTTTTAGATGCGTTTGTCACCACGTTGTGTGCGATTCATGATTTGCGCAAACATGAAGGCATTTGCAACAGCGTGGAAGGAAGTGTCTATATTGTAAAACCTAAATGCCATGGAGCGGAAGAGATAGCTTTTGTAAGCACTCTTTTTGCGCAGGTTGAAGGGGTTTTGGGGCTTCCAGCATACACCATTAAAATGGGCATTATGGATGAGGAGAGGCGTACCAGTGTCAATCTCCAAGCGTGCATTGAAGCGGCAAAAGAGCGCGTCTTTTTTATCAATACAGGATTTCTTGATCGAACGGGCGATGAAATTCATTCGTGCATGGAATTGGGCGTCGTTGTTCCCAAAGAAGAGATGAAAAAAGAGGTCTGGTTGAAGGCATACGAAGACCAAAATGTCGATATTGGGCTTCTTTTAGGCTTTAAAGGAAAGGCTCAAATTGGAAAAGGTATGTGGACGATGCCTGATGCCATGAAAAAGATGGTAGAGGTCAAAATCGCTCACCCCCAAGCAGGCGCTACCACCGCATGGGTACCTTCTCCTACGGCGGCGACATTGCATGCGTTGCATTATCACTATGTCGATGTGATGGCAAAACAAGATGAACTGATGACACGGCAAAAAGCTTCACTCGAAGCGTTGCTGACACCGCCTCTTTTGAAACGAGCATTAAGCGCAGAGGAAAAAACCAAAGAGATTGAAAATAACATACAGAGCATTTTAGGGTATGTTGTGAGATGGGTCGATCAAGGTATTGGGTGCTCTAAAGTTCCCGATATTAACAATATTGAACTGATGGAAGATAGGGCGACGTTACGCATTTCAAGCCAACATCTTGCGAACTGGTTGCACCATGGATTGGTGAGCGAAACAGAGGTGAGAGAGGCGTTTAAAAAGATGGCGATAATCGTCGATCGTCAAAACAGTCATGATCAACAGTATAAACCAATGGCACCCCATTTTGAAAAAAGTGTTGCGTTTCAAGCTGCATGTGATTTGGTTTTTAAAGGAAGAGTTCAACCCAATGGCTATACGGAATTTATTTTACATGTAAAGAGAAAAGAGGCTAAAAAAGAGAGAACGTGA
- a CDS encoding cytochrome ubiquinol oxidase subunit I, with protein sequence MEYIGLYPLFYFPEIGSAWLMGITGSIHIMASHTSVGAALLFAFLAHKAYHEDRPELYDYMKKYGMFLVIFSYVIGSITGPGIWYTATAASPRGISALIHNFVWVWATEWVFFIVEVIGVFTLIYTIGKIDRKTHLKLTYMFALASISTLFLIIGIISFMMWPGTEAWYQTGSASDAFFGINTFPHMFLRIGFMIVMSAIIGFIISSSLKEKDLRTELTRKLAVVGMIGGLTVMMSFLWYVQTLPQSAWDLFHDVLWERDGMTRIVVVSIIALYLLLAFALPRSINTVLAVVMMLVIGVIGVWPGEKMRESMRKPYVAGRYIYSNQLISRDVPGKHVKSEMALVAEKGLLKLAPFIPDRLRTITPENQLEAGQLLAKIACSNCHSLEKGAKFRPLPDKFPEMDADTIEMVLTDVIAAGVRSYIPPIKLPADETKALAAWLATQNK encoded by the coding sequence GTGGAATACATTGGATTATATCCTCTATTCTATTTTCCAGAAATTGGCTCAGCTTGGCTGATGGGAATTACGGGCAGCATACATATTATGGCGTCGCATACGTCTGTTGGCGCGGCTTTATTGTTTGCTTTTTTAGCACACAAAGCATACCACGAAGACCGACCAGAACTTTATGACTATATGAAAAAGTATGGTATGTTTTTGGTGATCTTCTCTTATGTCATCGGTTCTATTACGGGACCTGGTATTTGGTATACCGCCACAGCGGCGAGTCCTCGTGGTATTAGCGCGTTGATTCATAACTTCGTTTGGGTGTGGGCAACCGAATGGGTCTTCTTTATTGTTGAAGTGATTGGTGTCTTTACGCTCATTTATACAATTGGGAAGATTGATCGTAAAACACATCTAAAACTTACCTATATGTTTGCTTTGGCTTCGATTTCTACCCTTTTCCTCATTATCGGCATCATCAGCTTTATGATGTGGCCTGGAACTGAAGCGTGGTATCAAACTGGTTCAGCGAGTGACGCGTTTTTTGGTATCAATACATTCCCACATATGTTCTTACGCATTGGTTTTATGATTGTTATGTCCGCCATTATTGGCTTTATTATCAGTAGTAGTTTAAAAGAAAAAGATCTTAGAACTGAGCTAACACGTAAACTTGCGGTTGTTGGAATGATTGGTGGGCTTACGGTCATGATGTCGTTCTTATGGTATGTGCAAACATTACCACAAAGTGCATGGGATCTTTTCCATGATGTCCTCTGGGAACGCGATGGAATGACGCGAATTGTTGTCGTAAGTATTATTGCGCTCTATCTACTGTTAGCATTTGCACTTCCTCGCTCTATTAATACAGTCTTAGCCGTCGTGATGATGCTCGTTATTGGTGTTATCGGCGTTTGGCCGGGTGAAAAAATGCGAGAGAGTATGCGTAAACCTTATGTTGCAGGTCGATATATTTACAGTAATCAATTGATTTCAAGAGATGTTCCTGGTAAACATGTCAAGTCCGAGATGGCACTTGTGGCAGAAAAAGGCTTGTTAAAGCTAGCCCCTTTTATTCCTGATCGTCTGCGAACCATTACGCCTGAAAACCAATTGGAAGCAGGGCAGTTGCTCGCCAAAATCGCTTGTTCCAATTGCCACTCCTTGGAAAAAGGAGCTAAATTTAGACCATTACCCGATAAGTTTCCAGAAATGGATGCAGATACGATTGAAATGGTGCTAACAGATGTTATTGCAGCGGGAGTTCGTAGCTATATACCACCGATTAAACTACCTGCAGATGAAACTAAAGCGCTAGCAGCTTGGCTTGCTACGCAAAATAAATAG
- a CDS encoding c-type cytochrome — translation MKKTVFLAGLMCATSIFAADGATLFKVCATCHGAKAEKAALNKSQIIAGWDAAKITAALNGYKEGTYGGPLKGTMTPQVKNLDDTSIKALAEYISKLK, via the coding sequence ATGAAAAAAACAGTATTCTTGGCAGGTCTTATGTGTGCTACTTCTATTTTTGCAGCAGATGGAGCAACACTTTTTAAAGTCTGCGCGACCTGTCACGGGGCAAAAGCAGAAAAAGCAGCCCTCAATAAATCACAAATTATCGCGGGTTGGGATGCTGCAAAAATCACCGCTGCACTTAACGGTTATAAAGAAGGTACTTACGGTGGTCCACTAAAGGGCACCATGACACCACAAGTAAAAAACCTTGATGATACTTCTATTAAAGCTTTAGCTGAATATATCTCAAAGCTAAAATAA
- a CDS encoding sensor histidine kinase, which yields MLVLKNWDINLRSREKKTLRSFLFLYAFLTLLILAFVAFLYYGLERDLMLQNQREALSNLTNEQIVRLKSLHVNFEKEKIYPRDERFNSAIYDSSLKQIFSTLGTHKVNLYEDIYLKNDYIYFIKELESYYLGARYIVLEVPAPPAWSEKVFRKLLGYGALIFFILVVIGYFLLGLLLRPMKDTIALLDRFIKDTTHELNTPVNAILSNIEMMDLQGLDESMIKKIKRITIASKTISNLYDDLTYLVLSHKILSQDETIDLKVLLEERLEYFSLLFESKKIQLSHTLEEGIYLTIDRKKMTKLIDNILSNAIKYNKIGGVIDVILSKQGIAIKDSGRGIEKSQINQVFERYSRFDRSVGGFGIGLSIVASIAKEYALHVKLDSVLDEGTIVRISW from the coding sequence TTGTTAGTATTAAAAAACTGGGATATAAATTTACGCTCGCGTGAAAAAAAGACGCTTCGATCGTTTTTATTTCTTTACGCCTTTTTAACACTGCTGATCTTAGCCTTTGTCGCATTTTTATACTATGGGTTAGAGCGTGATTTGATGCTTCAAAACCAAAGAGAGGCACTTTCAAACCTGACAAACGAACAGATCGTGCGTTTAAAATCTTTACATGTAAACTTTGAAAAAGAGAAAATATATCCTAGAGATGAGCGTTTCAACTCTGCCATTTATGACAGCAGTCTTAAGCAAATCTTCTCAACGCTTGGCACACACAAAGTCAATCTTTATGAAGATATTTACCTTAAAAATGATTATATCTATTTTATTAAAGAGCTTGAGTCTTACTATTTGGGAGCGCGTTACATCGTTTTGGAAGTACCTGCACCTCCAGCATGGAGCGAAAAAGTTTTTCGTAAACTCTTAGGGTATGGTGCGCTTATCTTTTTTATTTTGGTGGTGATTGGCTATTTTCTGCTCGGTCTTCTCTTGCGCCCCATGAAAGACACGATAGCCCTTTTAGATCGTTTTATCAAAGATACGACGCATGAACTCAATACACCTGTCAATGCCATTCTCTCCAACATCGAGATGATGGATCTTCAAGGCCTTGATGAGAGCATGATTAAGAAGATCAAACGTATTACGATCGCATCGAAAACGATTTCCAACCTTTACGACGATCTGACCTATTTGGTGCTTTCCCACAAAATTCTCTCCCAAGATGAAACGATTGATCTTAAAGTGCTTCTCGAAGAGAGATTGGAGTATTTTTCCCTGCTCTTTGAATCTAAAAAAATCCAACTTAGCCATACGCTTGAAGAGGGCATTTACCTCACTATTGATCGTAAAAAGATGACAAAACTCATCGACAACATTCTCTCCAACGCGATAAAATACAATAAAATTGGTGGTGTCATTGATGTCATTCTCAGCAAGCAAGGCATTGCGATTAAAGACAGTGGTAGAGGCATTGAGAAGAGTCAAATCAACCAAGTCTTTGAGCGCTATTCACGCTTTGATCGCAGCGTGGGGGGCTTTGGTATTGGACTGAGTATCGTGGCGAGCATTGCGAAAGAGTATGCTTTACATGTAAAGCTAGATTCGGTACTTGATGAAGGAACTATAGTGAGGATTTCATGGTAA
- a CDS encoding response regulator transcription factor — MPKTKLLLLEDDTNLSETVCEFLESKGYEITPIYDGEAAETLIYEHHFDLFLLDVNVPLLNGFELLKNVRKEGNTTPAIFLTSLNAIEDLEQGYESGCDDYLRKPFALKELLFRIETILKREFFHTTNPKIQIDERIAYDSMSNQLFINQTAVQLQNKEAKLLKLFLQKKNEIISHEMLMTHLWEYDEQGSDETLRTYIKNLRKIMGKDRIVSIKKLGYKFTLA; from the coding sequence ATGCCCAAAACTAAGCTTCTCCTTTTGGAAGATGATACCAATCTTAGTGAAACCGTGTGTGAGTTTTTGGAGTCTAAAGGGTATGAAATAACGCCCATTTACGATGGAGAAGCCGCCGAAACGCTCATCTATGAGCATCATTTTGATCTTTTTTTACTCGATGTCAATGTTCCTTTATTAAATGGTTTTGAGCTTCTGAAAAACGTGAGAAAAGAGGGCAATACAACGCCTGCCATTTTTCTCACATCCCTCAATGCGATTGAAGATTTAGAACAGGGCTATGAGAGTGGATGTGATGACTATTTGCGCAAACCTTTTGCCCTTAAAGAGTTGCTTTTTCGCATTGAGACCATTTTAAAACGGGAGTTTTTTCACACAACAAATCCTAAAATACAGATAGATGAGCGCATCGCGTATGATTCGATGAGTAACCAACTCTTCATCAATCAAACGGCAGTACAACTTCAAAACAAAGAGGCAAAACTGCTTAAACTCTTTTTGCAAAAGAAAAATGAGATTATCAGTCATGAGATGCTTATGACGCATTTATGGGAATACGACGAACAAGGCAGTGACGAAACCCTTCGCACTTACATCAAAAACCTTCGTAAAATTATGGGGAAGGACCGCATTGTTAGTATTAAAAAACTGGGATATAAATTTACGCTCGCGTGA
- a CDS encoding DUF1104 domain-containing protein: MKKILFLVLCTLSLLFAKTDFSEMSTEELVALMGYVDKTKEERFYEELERRTQQMSEAQKALYEEDKRRRDHAQN, encoded by the coding sequence ATGAAAAAAATTCTCTTTTTAGTCTTATGCACGCTCTCATTACTCTTTGCTAAAACGGATTTTAGTGAAATGAGTACCGAAGAGCTTGTCGCCTTGATGGGCTATGTGGATAAGACAAAAGAGGAGCGCTTTTATGAAGAGCTAGAGCGTCGAACCCAGCAGATGAGTGAAGCACAAAAAGCGCTTTACGAGGAAGATAAACGAAGAAGAGACCATGCCCAAAACTAA